One part of the Actinomycetota bacterium genome encodes these proteins:
- a CDS encoding tetratricopeptide repeat protein — MNAKDAYELWTRGMEHLAARRNHQAALVLQTACELEPEKGSVREALARALYNIGETQRAGEEFERAMELNPADHYPYFGLALCRARLGDKARAAGLLKIAIAMKPDSQDYRRALDRLAS, encoded by the coding sequence ATGAACGCCAAAGACGCGTATGAGCTTTGGACCAGGGGCATGGAGCACCTGGCTGCGCGCCGCAACCACCAGGCCGCCCTGGTGCTCCAGACAGCCTGCGAGCTGGAGCCCGAAAAGGGCTCGGTGCGGGAGGCGCTGGCCCGGGCGCTGTACAACATCGGAGAGACCCAGCGAGCCGGCGAGGAGTTCGAAAGAGCTATGGAGCTTAACCCTGCAGACCACTACCCGTACTTCGGCCTGGCCCTGTGCCGGGCCCGCCTGGGCGACAAAGCACGCGCCGCCGGGCTGCTGAAGATCGCAATCGCCATGAAGCCGGACTCCCAGGACTACCGCAGGGCGCTCGACCGGCTGGCCTCATGA
- a CDS encoding DUF1015 domain-containing protein gives MPRIFGFRALRYSPGSDLELVSAPPYDVIAPDERDRLDALHPNNIVKITLGAEQPGDDESANRYTRAASLLKEWLTSGVFVVDDAPHLYLYRSDFTAEGQPRSTAGIVAALELEELGEGGVFGHEKTRPGPKADRLALMRTTAANMEPLWFFASGAMDGFKELVEELEQMAPLADVTDPQGVRHRAWQLSGDQAAAMTKVVGDTPLVVADGHHRYETSLTYRNERRATDGAGPWDSTLAIISDPVQFAPALSAIHRLVSNLSASQIAGLEPFEGTFGELEQAVEESGPGTIGVASTEGRWTVKATGEVDTVWLADQILEPNRAEVTYEHDPRIVEAGVAKGELAFLMAPVPVGLVAKKALAGVRLPPKTTLFWPKPRTGLLMRDMESDR, from the coding sequence GTGCCCCGTATCTTCGGCTTTCGAGCCCTCCGCTACTCCCCCGGCTCCGATCTGGAACTGGTTTCGGCCCCTCCCTACGACGTGATCGCGCCGGACGAGCGGGACCGCCTGGATGCACTGCACCCCAACAACATCGTCAAGATCACCCTCGGCGCCGAGCAGCCCGGGGACGACGAGTCGGCCAACCGCTACACCCGGGCAGCGTCGCTTTTGAAGGAGTGGCTGACCTCCGGGGTGTTCGTCGTGGACGACGCGCCGCACCTCTACCTGTACCGGTCAGACTTCACCGCCGAAGGCCAGCCCCGCTCGACCGCGGGGATCGTCGCCGCGCTGGAGCTTGAGGAGCTCGGGGAAGGCGGCGTTTTCGGGCACGAAAAGACCCGGCCCGGTCCCAAAGCGGACCGGCTGGCGCTGATGCGCACAACCGCGGCGAACATGGAGCCGCTGTGGTTCTTCGCCTCGGGGGCGATGGACGGATTCAAGGAGCTGGTCGAGGAACTTGAGCAGATGGCGCCCCTGGCCGACGTCACCGACCCGCAGGGCGTCCGGCACCGGGCCTGGCAGCTTTCGGGCGACCAGGCGGCGGCCATGACCAAGGTCGTCGGCGACACCCCGCTGGTGGTGGCGGACGGTCACCACCGCTACGAGACCTCTCTGACCTACCGCAACGAGCGCCGGGCGACCGACGGAGCCGGGCCGTGGGACTCCACGCTGGCGATCATCTCGGACCCGGTGCAGTTTGCCCCGGCCCTGTCGGCGATCCACCGGCTGGTCTCAAACCTGTCCGCCTCCCAGATCGCCGGCCTGGAGCCGTTCGAAGGCACCTTCGGTGAACTTGAGCAGGCCGTCGAGGAGTCCGGTCCCGGGACCATAGGGGTTGCCTCAACCGAGGGCCGCTGGACGGTTAAGGCGACCGGCGAGGTGGACACGGTGTGGCTGGCCGACCAGATCCTCGAGCCGAACCGGGCGGAGGTCACCTACGAGCACGACCCCCGCATCGTCGAGGCGGGGGTGGCCAAGGGGGAACTGGCGTTCCTGATGGCGCCGGTGCCGGTCGGGCTGGTGGCGAAGAAGGCTCTCGCCGGTGTTCGCCTCCCCCCGAAAACCACCCTTTTCTGGCCCAAACCCCGCACCGGCCTGCTGATGAGGGACATGGAATCGGATCGATAG